The proteins below come from a single Miscanthus floridulus cultivar M001 chromosome 1, ASM1932011v1, whole genome shotgun sequence genomic window:
- the LOC136493022 gene encoding flavin-containing monooxygenase FMO GS-OX-like 2 isoform X2, which produces MRRRAEVAVVGAGAAGLVAARELLREGHAVAVFEKSGRVGGTWAYDPRADADPLSGDPSAPGAVHGSLYASLRTNLPRELMGFSGFPLVGRVFADDPRTFPGHREVLAFLDAFAVDSGVAAHVRLRAEVLRVRPLGRGQGQQWAVAWRGEDGEVVEEAFDAVVVCSGHCSVPLLPKIRGINKWRGKQMHSHNYRTPEPFQDQSVVVVGLGASGIDIAREISHVAKEVHIAARYSEDRLGKIELYHNAWMHGEIECIQDDGQVRFAEGSSVSADTILYCTGYRYHFPFLDLDGFTIDDNRVGPLYKHVFLPKYAPNLSFVGLPYKSIIFSALELESKWVSAVLSGRAKLPSKEGMMADVEEDYQRMEDAGKPKRHTHTLWPRWVEYLNWLADQVGEPHLEPRRCEMYEKALKCIWSLDEGYRDRWEEESIGSGSP; this is translated from the exons ATGCGGCGGCGCGCGGAGGTGGCCGTggtgggcgcgggcgcggcggggcTGGTGGCCGCGCGCGAGCTGCTCCGCGAGGGCCACGCCGTGGCCGTCTTCGAGAAGTCAGGCCGCGTGGGGGGCACCTGGGCGTACGACCCGCGCGCGGACGCGGACCCGCTGAGCGGCGACCCCAGCGCCCCCGGCGCCGTGCACGGCAGCCTCTACGCGTCGCTGCGCACCAACCTGCCACGCGAGCTCATGGGCTTCTCGGGCTTCCCGCTGGTGGGGCGGGTGTTCGCCGACGATCCGCGCACGTTCCCGGGCCACCGGGAGGTGCTCGCCTTCCTCGATGCCTTCGCCGTGGATTCCGGCGTCGCCGCGCACGTCAGGCTCCGAGCCGAAGTGCTGCGGGTGCGGCCGCTCGGTCGGGGACAGGGGCAGCAGTGGGCGGTGGCGTGGCGCGGGGAGGACGgcgaggtggtggaggaggcattcgacgccgtcgtcgtctgCAGCGGCCACTGCTCGGTGCCTCTGCTGCCCAAGATCCGAG GAATTAACAAGTGGCGGGGAAAGCAAATGCACAGCCACAATTATCGCACACCAGAACCATTTCAAGATCAG AGTGTTGTAGTTGTAGGATTGGGGGCTAGCGGAATTGACATTGCTAGAGAAATCTCACATGTGGCAAAGGAAGTGCACATCGCAGCTAGGTACTCTGAGGACAGGCTTGGAAAGATTGAACTCTACCATAACGCTTGGATGCATGGCGAG ATAGAGTGCATCCAAGATGATGGCCAGGTGCGCTTTGCCGAAGGTTCATCTGTTTCTGCAGACACCATTCTTTACTGCACAGG GTACCGCTACCATTTCCCGTTCCTCGACCTGGATGGGTTCACCATTGACGACAACCGCGTCGGGCCACTGTACAAGCACGTCTTCCTACCCAAGTATGCGCCCAATCTCTCTTTCGTTGGGCTGCCATACAAG AGCATCATCTTCTCGGCACTAGAGCTGGAATCCAAGTGGGTCTCCGCCGTCCTGTCGGGGCGTGCCAAGCTGCCGAGCAAGGAGGGCATGATGGCCGACGTGGAGGAGGACTACCAGCGCATGGAGGACGCAGGGAAGCCGAAGCGCCACACCCACACACTGTGGCCTCGATGG GTGGAGTACCTGAACTGGCTGGCGGACCAGGTCGGTGAGCCGCACCTGGAGCCGCGGAGGTGCGAGATGTACGAGAAGGCGCTCAAGTGCATCTGGTCCCTGGACGAGGGCTACCGTGATCGATGGGAAGAAGAAAGCATTGGCAGCGGCTCACCATAG
- the LOC136493022 gene encoding flavin-containing monooxygenase FMO GS-OX-like 2 isoform X1, which yields MRRRAEVAVVGAGAAGLVAARELLREGHAVAVFEKSGRVGGTWAYDPRADADPLSGDPSAPGAVHGSLYASLRTNLPRELMGFSGFPLVGRVFADDPRTFPGHREVLAFLDAFAVDSGVAAHVRLRAEVLRVRPLGRGQGQQWAVAWRGEDGEVVEEAFDAVVVCSGHCSVPLLPKIRGINKWRGKQMHSHNYRTPEPFQDQSVVVVGLGASGIDIAREISHVAKEVHIAARYSEDRLGKIELYHNAWMHGEIECIQDDGQVRFAEGSSVSADTILYCTGYDCTQSHKLWYRYHFPFLDLDGFTIDDNRVGPLYKHVFLPKYAPNLSFVGLPYKSIIFSALELESKWVSAVLSGRAKLPSKEGMMADVEEDYQRMEDAGKPKRHTHTLWPRWVEYLNWLADQVGEPHLEPRRCEMYEKALKCIWSLDEGYRDRWEEESIGSGSP from the exons ATGCGGCGGCGCGCGGAGGTGGCCGTggtgggcgcgggcgcggcggggcTGGTGGCCGCGCGCGAGCTGCTCCGCGAGGGCCACGCCGTGGCCGTCTTCGAGAAGTCAGGCCGCGTGGGGGGCACCTGGGCGTACGACCCGCGCGCGGACGCGGACCCGCTGAGCGGCGACCCCAGCGCCCCCGGCGCCGTGCACGGCAGCCTCTACGCGTCGCTGCGCACCAACCTGCCACGCGAGCTCATGGGCTTCTCGGGCTTCCCGCTGGTGGGGCGGGTGTTCGCCGACGATCCGCGCACGTTCCCGGGCCACCGGGAGGTGCTCGCCTTCCTCGATGCCTTCGCCGTGGATTCCGGCGTCGCCGCGCACGTCAGGCTCCGAGCCGAAGTGCTGCGGGTGCGGCCGCTCGGTCGGGGACAGGGGCAGCAGTGGGCGGTGGCGTGGCGCGGGGAGGACGgcgaggtggtggaggaggcattcgacgccgtcgtcgtctgCAGCGGCCACTGCTCGGTGCCTCTGCTGCCCAAGATCCGAG GAATTAACAAGTGGCGGGGAAAGCAAATGCACAGCCACAATTATCGCACACCAGAACCATTTCAAGATCAG AGTGTTGTAGTTGTAGGATTGGGGGCTAGCGGAATTGACATTGCTAGAGAAATCTCACATGTGGCAAAGGAAGTGCACATCGCAGCTAGGTACTCTGAGGACAGGCTTGGAAAGATTGAACTCTACCATAACGCTTGGATGCATGGCGAG ATAGAGTGCATCCAAGATGATGGCCAGGTGCGCTTTGCCGAAGGTTCATCTGTTTCTGCAGACACCATTCTTTACTGCACAGGGTACGATTGCACACAAAGTCACAAACTATG GTACCGCTACCATTTCCCGTTCCTCGACCTGGATGGGTTCACCATTGACGACAACCGCGTCGGGCCACTGTACAAGCACGTCTTCCTACCCAAGTATGCGCCCAATCTCTCTTTCGTTGGGCTGCCATACAAG AGCATCATCTTCTCGGCACTAGAGCTGGAATCCAAGTGGGTCTCCGCCGTCCTGTCGGGGCGTGCCAAGCTGCCGAGCAAGGAGGGCATGATGGCCGACGTGGAGGAGGACTACCAGCGCATGGAGGACGCAGGGAAGCCGAAGCGCCACACCCACACACTGTGGCCTCGATGG GTGGAGTACCTGAACTGGCTGGCGGACCAGGTCGGTGAGCCGCACCTGGAGCCGCGGAGGTGCGAGATGTACGAGAAGGCGCTCAAGTGCATCTGGTCCCTGGACGAGGGCTACCGTGATCGATGGGAAGAAGAAAGCATTGGCAGCGGCTCACCATAG